One part of the Phycisphaeraceae bacterium genome encodes these proteins:
- a CDS encoding S41 family peptidase: MSVERTVRALLAGCIAWSVVAPASLIAQTSAPTTVASAASSRAATDVANRVWAQALAGNGDAALDVVRSLPAESADPTLVHLKTLPDQYDLHLVKQAQARDERLATLQKELDEQLAKPQSATTLSEALKTTVEWYMLSLDKSKVLSDPRIEKLVAAADTSAKAAEAEGDWLTANELFVRLSLLFDEQGRYRDDVKRLGHRLSMLRLFVPQRFWEMRNQQRIASGKDPLPPYNALGEDYAEKLKGVSLSLVETAINRAAEQHVDRARIGRRDLLIGGLEFVRTMVTTTDLNPVFPGLADAQARTRMVAYLDDKINDLSTNAARYSRYEVPKLITDLLTVNSETVRLPETAVLREFGDGAMSRLDDFSAIIWPDDLARFERMYQGKLKGIGVQIQMDEATQLIKVVTPLEGTPAQRAGIRAGDLIKKIDGQAALGLSLNQAVELITGREGTKVNITMERDGDEVDFNLVRAVIPIRSVKGWKRTNAREDKWDWFVDPENKIGYIRLLQFQEDTTNELNAAVREMKEQGVKALVLDMRFNPGGLLTQAVSVANFFIDHGTIVSTTGENASEEAVARLAKLKGLPLAVLVNEGSASASEIVSGALKYYADKGDIRAVLIGDRTYGKGSVQNVFDLSRNAQMKLTTQYYKLPSGAIIHRLPGAADWGVSPHVTCAMLPEQISQSLTLRQDADVMPIDENGNPAPGATAVDPSKLLTDGIDLQLEYALVLLQTQTASQPTDRQARLNN, encoded by the coding sequence ATGAGCGTGGAACGCACCGTTCGTGCACTGCTGGCCGGGTGCATCGCCTGGTCCGTCGTCGCCCCCGCTTCCCTGATCGCCCAGACCTCGGCCCCCACCACCGTCGCCTCCGCGGCGAGTTCGCGGGCCGCAACAGATGTCGCCAACCGAGTCTGGGCCCAGGCTCTCGCGGGCAACGGTGACGCCGCGCTTGACGTCGTCCGCTCCCTCCCAGCTGAGAGCGCTGATCCGACCCTCGTCCACCTCAAGACGCTCCCCGATCAGTACGACCTGCACCTCGTCAAGCAGGCCCAGGCTCGCGACGAACGTCTTGCCACCCTCCAGAAGGAACTCGACGAGCAACTCGCCAAGCCCCAGTCCGCAACGACCCTCAGCGAGGCCCTCAAGACCACAGTCGAGTGGTACATGCTCTCGCTCGACAAGTCCAAAGTCCTCAGCGACCCGCGGATCGAGAAACTGGTCGCGGCCGCGGACACCAGCGCCAAGGCCGCCGAGGCCGAGGGCGACTGGCTGACCGCAAACGAGCTGTTCGTCCGCCTCAGCCTCCTGTTTGACGAGCAGGGCCGGTACCGCGACGACGTCAAGCGCCTGGGTCACCGGCTCTCGATGCTCCGTCTGTTTGTCCCACAACGCTTCTGGGAGATGCGCAACCAGCAGCGGATCGCTTCAGGTAAGGACCCGCTCCCCCCGTACAACGCGCTCGGCGAGGACTACGCCGAAAAACTCAAGGGTGTCTCCCTCTCGCTGGTTGAGACTGCGATCAACCGCGCCGCCGAACAGCACGTCGACCGCGCCCGGATCGGCCGTCGCGACCTGCTGATCGGAGGGCTTGAGTTCGTCCGCACCATGGTCACGACGACAGACCTCAACCCCGTCTTCCCCGGTCTCGCCGACGCGCAGGCACGCACCCGGATGGTCGCGTATCTCGACGACAAGATCAACGACCTCTCCACCAACGCCGCCCGCTACTCCCGGTATGAGGTCCCCAAGCTGATCACCGATCTGCTCACCGTCAACTCCGAAACCGTGCGTCTCCCCGAGACGGCCGTCCTGCGCGAGTTCGGCGATGGCGCCATGTCCCGCCTCGACGATTTCTCGGCGATCATCTGGCCCGACGACCTCGCCCGCTTCGAGCGGATGTATCAAGGCAAGCTCAAAGGCATCGGCGTCCAGATCCAGATGGACGAGGCTACGCAGCTCATCAAGGTCGTTACTCCCCTTGAGGGAACTCCCGCTCAGCGAGCCGGCATCCGCGCCGGCGACCTCATCAAGAAGATCGACGGGCAGGCCGCGCTGGGCCTCTCGCTGAACCAGGCCGTCGAACTCATCACCGGCCGCGAGGGCACCAAGGTCAACATCACCATGGAACGCGACGGCGACGAGGTCGACTTCAACCTCGTCCGCGCCGTCATCCCCATCCGCTCCGTCAAGGGCTGGAAGCGCACCAACGCCCGCGAGGACAAGTGGGACTGGTTCGTCGACCCCGAGAACAAGATCGGCTACATCCGCCTCCTCCAGTTCCAGGAGGACACCACCAACGAACTCAACGCGGCGGTCCGCGAGATGAAGGAGCAAGGGGTCAAGGCCCTGGTCCTCGACATGCGGTTCAATCCCGGCGGGCTCCTCACCCAGGCCGTCAGCGTGGCCAACTTCTTCATCGACCACGGCACCATCGTCTCGACCACCGGCGAGAACGCGAGCGAGGAGGCCGTCGCCCGTCTCGCCAAACTCAAGGGTCTGCCTCTGGCGGTCCTCGTCAACGAAGGCTCCGCCTCGGCCTCGGAGATCGTCTCGGGCGCCCTCAAGTACTACGCGGACAAGGGCGACATCCGCGCGGTCCTCATCGGTGATCGCACCTACGGCAAGGGCTCGGTCCAGAACGTCTTCGACCTCTCCCGCAACGCCCAGATGAAACTCACCACCCAGTACTACAAACTCCCCAGCGGCGCCATCATCCATCGCCTCCCCGGCGCCGCCGATTGGGGTGTCAGCCCTCACGTCACCTGCGCCATGCTCCCCGAGCAGATCTCGCAGTCTCTCACCCTCCGTCAGGATGCGGATGTGATGCCGATCGACGAGAACGGCAATCCCGCCCCGGGCGCCACCGCGGTCGATCCAAGCAAGCTGCTCACCGACGGCATTGACCTGCAACTCGAGTATGCCCTCGTCCTGCTCCAGACCCAGACCGCCTCGCAGCCGACCGACCGCCAGGCGCGGCTGAATAACTGA
- a CDS encoding alpha-ketoacid dehydrogenase subunit beta, with amino-acid sequence MPATLDPTTSHILPEDTREISFREALREAMTLEMRRDQRIFLMGEEVAQYQGAYKVSQGMLEEFGPERIIDAPISENGFAGLAVGAAMYGLRPIIEFMSWSFSLVAADQLLNNVPKMLYMSGGQWGCPIVFRGNNGAGGQLGSTHSWTVEALYSNIPGLKIAIPSCPADAKGLLTTAIRDDDPVFNLESERMLSEKGPVPEGDYAIPFGQAALRRGDWSGERDSDCTLVSFGRPVNFCTDAADELAKEGIACDVLDMRTVRPLDIDSIIESLKRTGRIVVVDQCWPFASVASEVVTQVCERAFDYLDHQPLRVNTDDVPTPYAKNLEAEYLPHKGKIMRAVKSTLNLG; translated from the coding sequence ATGCCCGCCACGCTCGACCCAACCACCTCGCACATCCTCCCCGAGGACACCCGCGAGATCTCGTTCCGCGAAGCCCTCCGCGAGGCCATGACCCTCGAGATGCGCCGCGACCAGCGTATCTTCCTGATGGGCGAAGAAGTCGCTCAGTACCAAGGGGCCTACAAGGTCTCTCAAGGCATGCTTGAGGAGTTCGGCCCCGAGCGCATCATCGACGCCCCGATCTCCGAGAACGGCTTTGCCGGCCTTGCCGTCGGCGCCGCCATGTACGGCCTTCGCCCGATCATCGAGTTCATGTCCTGGTCCTTCTCCCTTGTCGCCGCTGATCAGCTTCTCAACAACGTCCCCAAGATGCTCTACATGTCCGGCGGTCAATGGGGCTGCCCCATCGTCTTCCGCGGCAACAACGGCGCCGGCGGCCAGCTCGGCTCCACCCACTCATGGACCGTCGAAGCCCTCTACTCCAACATCCCCGGCCTCAAGATCGCCATCCCCTCCTGCCCCGCTGACGCCAAGGGCCTCCTCACCACCGCGATCCGCGACGACGACCCCGTCTTCAACCTCGAGTCCGAGCGCATGCTCTCCGAGAAGGGCCCCGTCCCCGAGGGCGACTACGCCATCCCCTTCGGCCAAGCCGCCCTCCGCCGAGGTGACTGGTCCGGCGAGCGCGACAGCGACTGCACCCTCGTCTCCTTCGGCCGCCCCGTGAACTTCTGCACCGACGCCGCCGACGAACTCGCCAAAGAGGGCATCGCCTGCGACGTCCTGGACATGCGCACCGTCCGCCCCCTCGACATTGACTCCATCATCGAGAGCCTCAAGCGTACCGGCCGCATCGTTGTCGTCGACCAGTGCTGGCCCTTCGCCAGCGTCGCGAGCGAGGTGGTCACCCAGGTCTGCGAACGCGCCTTTGACTACCTTGATCACCAACCCCTCCGCGTCAACACCGACGATGTTCCGACGCCGTACGCCAAGAACCTCGAAGCGGAGTACCTGCCTCACAAGGGCAAGATCATGCGGGCGGTGAAATCGACGCTCAATCTCGGGTAG
- the nth gene encoding endonuclease III: MPFSLPQVTQAQRARALELLAALKGHYPNAKCELEYSSPHELLVATILSAQATDAGVNKATPALFKRFPAPSDYANSTPQEIEPYIRTIGLFRNKAKAIHASMKDVVEVFHGEVPRTMAELLTLHGVARKTANVVLGNAFGINVGIPVDTHIQRLSVRLGLVKDGTSVQMIERRLMALFPRDQWCEAGHRLIFHGRYACKARCPASGGCHQHPICAQFGRSCECRKAR, translated from the coding sequence CTGCCCTTCTCGCTCCCCCAGGTCACCCAGGCACAACGAGCTCGAGCGCTCGAACTCCTTGCCGCCCTCAAGGGCCACTATCCGAACGCCAAGTGCGAACTGGAGTACTCGAGCCCGCACGAACTTCTCGTTGCGACGATTCTCTCCGCCCAAGCGACGGATGCCGGCGTCAACAAGGCCACCCCGGCGCTCTTCAAGCGATTCCCCGCTCCATCGGACTACGCGAATTCCACGCCCCAGGAGATCGAACCGTACATCCGGACCATCGGACTGTTCCGCAACAAGGCCAAGGCGATTCACGCTTCAATGAAGGATGTCGTCGAGGTCTTCCACGGCGAGGTTCCCCGCACGATGGCTGAACTCCTCACCCTGCACGGGGTCGCGAGAAAGACCGCCAACGTCGTCCTCGGAAACGCATTCGGAATCAACGTCGGAATCCCGGTCGATACGCATATCCAGCGTCTAAGCGTCCGCCTCGGGCTCGTGAAGGACGGGACCAGTGTCCAGATGATCGAGCGCCGATTGATGGCGCTCTTCCCCCGCGACCAGTGGTGCGAGGCGGGCCACCGCCTGATCTTCCACGGACGCTACGCCTGCAAGGCCCGCTGCCCGGCGTCTGGCGGCTGCCACCAGCACCCGATCTGCGCCCAGTTCGGTCGGTCGTGCGAGTGCCGCAAAGCCAGATGA
- the pdhA gene encoding pyruvate dehydrogenase (acetyl-transferring) E1 component subunit alpha yields MKPETQMRHATEPATPQPSKHPRSGRPGSGRPSEALPDATLIGWLRDMVLIREFEVRCAQSYQQAKIGGFCHLYIGQEACAVGTIGSVNPDDPVITAYRDHGHALARGMSARACMAEMFGKAAGCAKGKGGSMHMFDRPHHLYGGHGIVGAQTPLGAGLAFATKYEREVLKTTDKKRVALCYLGDGALNQGAFHEAQNLAGLWSLPVIYVLENNRYSMGTSIERGTTMAHNLLSKSAGYGIEGLKIPHDEAMDILRLYDRFKPFADECREKQRPGFVDLHTYRYQGHSMSDPQKYRTKEEVDQVKSRDSIDLLARHLLDSHEQGGRACLSEADFIAMQKEVKAVVHDAIDFADKAEAPGLDELYTDVYVNIQPNLSPTRDYAKGEKNPLL; encoded by the coding sequence ATGAAACCAGAGACCCAGATGCGTCACGCGACCGAGCCAGCAACGCCCCAACCGTCAAAGCACCCTCGTTCCGGCCGCCCCGGTTCCGGGCGGCCCTCCGAGGCGCTCCCCGATGCCACGCTCATCGGATGGCTCCGCGACATGGTCCTCATCCGCGAGTTTGAGGTCCGCTGCGCCCAGTCCTACCAGCAGGCCAAGATCGGCGGCTTCTGCCACCTCTACATCGGGCAGGAAGCCTGTGCCGTGGGCACCATTGGCTCGGTCAACCCCGATGACCCGGTGATCACCGCCTACCGCGACCACGGCCATGCCCTCGCCCGCGGCATGTCCGCCCGGGCCTGCATGGCCGAGATGTTCGGCAAGGCCGCAGGGTGTGCGAAGGGCAAGGGCGGGTCGATGCACATGTTCGACCGCCCCCACCACCTCTACGGCGGCCACGGGATCGTCGGCGCCCAGACCCCGCTGGGCGCGGGGCTTGCCTTCGCCACGAAGTACGAACGTGAAGTGCTCAAGACCACCGACAAGAAGCGGGTCGCCCTCTGCTACCTCGGCGACGGCGCCCTCAACCAGGGAGCCTTCCACGAGGCCCAGAACCTTGCCGGCCTCTGGTCGCTCCCCGTGATCTACGTCCTGGAGAACAACCGCTATTCGATGGGCACCTCGATCGAGCGCGGCACGACGATGGCCCACAACCTCCTCTCCAAGTCGGCGGGGTACGGGATCGAGGGCCTCAAGATCCCCCACGACGAGGCCATGGACATCCTCCGCCTCTACGACCGCTTCAAGCCCTTTGCTGATGAGTGCCGCGAGAAGCAGCGCCCGGGATTCGTGGACCTCCACACCTACCGCTACCAGGGCCACTCCATGTCCGACCCGCAGAAGTACCGCACCAAGGAGGAGGTCGACCAGGTCAAGTCCCGCGACTCGATCGACCTGCTCGCCCGCCACCTGCTCGACTCCCACGAGCAGGGCGGCCGCGCCTGCCTCAGCGAGGCGGATTTCATCGCGATGCAGAAGGAAGTTAAAGCGGTCGTCCACGACGCCATCGACTTTGCCGACAAGGCCGAAGCCCCGGGCCTCGACGAGCTCTACACCGACGTCTACGTGAACATCCAGCCCAATCTCAGTCCCACCCGCGACTACGCCAAGGGCGAGAAGAACCCGCTGCTGTAG
- a CDS encoding thioredoxin family protein: MTMSNLTPLHHPVRTLRLVALAFASLLLLGVPAPAAQPAPSDDAPVAISAIAQRTTTQPGDRFAVAVVLEFAEGWHVWPHVPVVPKELDGVTATPTDLGIPSEGTSKGITAFPSLAQWPKPAAVETGAFTGDPIRLLSYAQSAVIFLPVRVDDNATPGPAHVSVEVSFQACNETTCQPPTSLTATAAFEIVAAGTLSTDSPSGDAFKGFDQSVLAEITGVPSTSVQLEASSPPRQLPSLFGVQLPSPDSAVGVFVLLLVSILGGASLNLTPCVLPVIPIKVMTLVQHANSPGRTFALGVWMFLGVVAFWVAVGLPMAVFSAVLDPSRLIFGTWWVTLSLGLIITAMGLGIMGLFTFNLPQSVYLINPKADTPGGSFFFGVMTAVLGLPCFGFVAGGLLVGAPSLGGFRIMVIFTGLGLGMAVPYLVLSAKPGLVHKIPRTGPASDLVKQVMGLLLLAAAAFFVAAGIQTLLHERPYLSKSFGWWVVAFFVTLAGGWLALRTVQISRAALPRVVLPFVSLLAVGVTIAFAAGMSRTAREDWERSEMTTSGPGALITGAWHEYSAARFEQAILAERVVVVDFTADWCINCKVLKQTILDTEPVRSRLQQDDVVLLEVDLTSSSAPGWTFLQSLGQTGVPTLAIFGPGASKPIVYNVYTPSVVIAAIERAKGPPATAAAAPTIPTRP, translated from the coding sequence ATGACGATGTCCAATCTCACCCCACTCCACCATCCCGTCCGTACCCTCCGATTGGTCGCTTTGGCCTTTGCCAGCCTTCTCCTGCTGGGGGTTCCGGCTCCGGCTGCCCAGCCGGCACCGTCCGACGACGCCCCCGTGGCCATATCGGCAATCGCCCAGCGGACCACGACCCAGCCCGGCGACCGGTTCGCCGTTGCCGTCGTCCTTGAGTTCGCGGAAGGGTGGCACGTCTGGCCCCACGTTCCCGTTGTCCCGAAAGAGCTCGACGGGGTCACGGCCACTCCCACCGACCTTGGCATCCCATCGGAAGGGACGTCCAAGGGGATCACCGCTTTCCCAAGCCTCGCACAGTGGCCCAAGCCCGCGGCCGTGGAGACCGGCGCGTTCACCGGCGACCCGATCCGGCTCCTGAGTTACGCCCAATCCGCGGTGATCTTCCTGCCCGTCCGCGTCGACGACAACGCCACTCCCGGACCAGCCCACGTATCGGTGGAAGTGAGTTTCCAGGCCTGCAACGAGACGACCTGCCAGCCGCCTACTTCGCTCACGGCTACGGCCGCGTTCGAGATTGTGGCGGCCGGAACGCTGAGCACCGATTCTCCGTCTGGAGACGCCTTCAAGGGTTTCGATCAATCGGTGCTGGCGGAGATCACCGGAGTTCCGAGCACCTCGGTGCAGCTCGAAGCCAGTTCGCCTCCCCGCCAACTCCCCTCCCTCTTCGGAGTCCAACTCCCCAGCCCTGACAGTGCGGTCGGCGTGTTCGTCCTGCTGCTGGTCAGCATCCTCGGCGGCGCCTCGCTCAACCTCACCCCGTGCGTCCTCCCGGTTATCCCGATTAAGGTCATGACTCTTGTGCAGCACGCCAACTCACCGGGCCGCACATTCGCACTCGGTGTGTGGATGTTCCTGGGTGTGGTCGCGTTTTGGGTCGCCGTCGGGCTTCCCATGGCCGTCTTCAGCGCCGTGCTCGATCCCTCGCGGCTGATCTTTGGAACGTGGTGGGTCACCCTCTCGCTCGGGCTGATCATCACCGCGATGGGCCTGGGGATCATGGGCCTCTTCACCTTCAACCTCCCCCAGTCTGTCTATCTCATCAACCCAAAGGCCGACACCCCCGGCGGCTCCTTCTTCTTCGGGGTGATGACCGCCGTACTGGGCCTTCCGTGCTTCGGCTTTGTTGCCGGAGGGCTCCTCGTCGGGGCTCCGTCCCTCGGCGGCTTCCGCATTATGGTGATCTTCACCGGGCTCGGACTGGGGATGGCAGTCCCGTACCTGGTCCTTTCCGCCAAACCCGGTCTCGTGCACAAGATCCCTCGTACCGGTCCGGCGAGTGACCTTGTGAAGCAAGTCATGGGGCTGCTTCTCCTCGCCGCCGCCGCGTTCTTTGTTGCCGCCGGAATTCAGACGCTGCTTCACGAACGGCCGTATCTCTCCAAGAGTTTCGGCTGGTGGGTCGTCGCGTTCTTCGTCACGCTTGCCGGTGGGTGGCTCGCTCTCCGCACTGTACAGATCAGCAGAGCCGCATTGCCGAGAGTTGTCCTGCCCTTCGTGTCGTTGCTCGCCGTCGGCGTCACGATCGCATTCGCGGCGGGCATGTCCCGGACGGCAAGGGAGGACTGGGAACGATCGGAGATGACAACCTCCGGCCCCGGAGCCCTCATCACCGGTGCCTGGCACGAGTACTCGGCCGCCCGCTTCGAACAGGCGATCCTGGCGGAGAGGGTCGTTGTCGTCGACTTCACGGCTGACTGGTGCATCAACTGCAAAGTGCTCAAGCAAACCATCCTGGACACCGAACCCGTTCGATCCCGCCTGCAGCAGGACGACGTAGTGCTGCTCGAGGTGGACCTCACCTCGAGCTCCGCGCCAGGCTGGACCTTCCTCCAGTCGCTCGGCCAGACCGGCGTGCCGACCCTCGCGATCTTCGGCCCCGGCGCTTCCAAGCCGATCGTCTACAACGTGTACACACCAAGCGTCGTCATCGCGGCCATTGAAAGGGCCAAGGGCCCGCCGGCGACCGCCGCCGCGGCCCCGACCATCCCGACACGGCCCTGA
- the fliM gene encoding flagellar motor switch protein FliM, with the protein MADVLDQSEIDALLAAVDSGEVEEEQNPIQIFSRHRRDLEHVEVRNYDFKRPERVSKDQMRALQTLHESFARNFGAALSGFLRTIVEVKVATCEQMTFAEFISGLPNPTCFNLMDAKPLEGQMCLEISPLIIYPIIDRLLGGTNQELFIPQRPMTLIETRLIGKVTSRGQAALSEAWASVRQLTFTITATESNPQLVQIVPPNEVVVVVGFELKMANRAGTMNLCIPYNVIEPLIEDLSAQNWFNTPRSGLSREIQGRIAATLNRAGLSVTGLLAETTITLRDLMSLSEGDLIVTERAAGSPVLLCVEGRKTFFANIGQYKGTRALKIARAVQAGDRV; encoded by the coding sequence ATGGCCGACGTTCTTGACCAAAGCGAGATTGACGCCCTCCTCGCCGCGGTCGACTCGGGCGAGGTCGAGGAGGAGCAGAACCCGATCCAGATCTTCAGCCGGCACCGGCGCGATCTGGAGCACGTCGAGGTTCGCAACTACGACTTCAAGCGGCCAGAGCGTGTCAGCAAGGACCAGATGCGGGCCCTGCAGACGCTGCACGAGTCGTTTGCCCGGAACTTCGGGGCGGCGCTGTCGGGTTTTCTGAGAACGATTGTCGAGGTCAAGGTCGCAACCTGCGAGCAGATGACCTTTGCCGAGTTCATCTCGGGGCTGCCGAACCCGACCTGTTTCAACCTGATGGACGCCAAGCCGCTCGAAGGGCAGATGTGCCTGGAGATCAGCCCGCTGATCATCTACCCGATCATCGATCGGCTGCTCGGCGGCACCAACCAGGAGCTGTTCATCCCGCAGCGGCCGATGACGCTGATCGAGACACGACTGATCGGCAAGGTCACTTCGCGGGGGCAGGCAGCGCTCTCCGAGGCGTGGGCGAGCGTGAGGCAGTTGACGTTCACGATCACGGCTACGGAGAGCAACCCGCAACTGGTGCAGATCGTGCCGCCGAACGAGGTGGTGGTCGTGGTCGGCTTCGAACTCAAAATGGCCAACCGTGCGGGGACGATGAACCTGTGCATCCCGTACAACGTGATCGAGCCGCTCATCGAGGATCTCTCGGCACAGAACTGGTTCAACACGCCCCGGTCGGGGCTGTCGAGGGAGATCCAGGGGCGGATCGCGGCGACGCTGAACCGGGCGGGGTTGAGCGTGACGGGCCTGCTTGCCGAGACGACGATCACGCTGCGGGATCTGATGTCGCTCAGCGAAGGGGACCTGATCGTGACCGAGCGGGCCGCCGGATCGCCCGTGCTCTTGTGCGTCGAGGGACGGAAGACGTTCTTCGCGAACATCGGGCAGTACAAGGGGACCCGGGCCCTCAAGATCGCCCGGGCTGTCCAGGCCGGTGACCGCGTCTAA